A window of Taeniopygia guttata chromosome 14, bTaeGut7.mat, whole genome shotgun sequence contains these coding sequences:
- the RBBP6 gene encoding E3 ubiquitin-protein ligase RBBP6 isoform X2: MSCVHYKFSSKLNYDTVTFDGLHISLSDLKRQIMGREKLKAADCDLQITNAQTKEEYTDDSALIPKNSSVIVRRIPIGGVKATSKTYVISRTEPVSGTSKAIDDSSASISLAQLTKTANLAEANASEEDKIKAMMTQSGHEYDPVNYMKKPVGPPPPSYTCFRCGKPGHYIKNCPTNGDKNFESVPRIKKSTGIPRSFMMEVKDPNTKGAMLTNTGKYAIPTIDAEAYAIGKKEKPPFLPEEPSSSSEEDDPIPDELLCLICKDIMTDAVVIPCCGNSYCDECIRTALLESEEHTCPTCHQTDVSPDALIANKFLRQAVNNFKNETGYTKRLRKIQQQQQQQQLPPPPPPPPPPLMRQTITRTLQPLMRPAMARQQDPLMIPLASLASRSALSSLGPGPSMAAGLPVNPSSVVVSDLPPAVSLSLRGEKPDGPFRDADAVLPPALMTAAELSKSSPLSISSLLEEKGYQVPVLRQPAIPSLLGPQGQSIPTTGHPMRAGALRRPGWELSNRGRPHSDRAQRTQAPSLPASAPVFVPVPPPPLYPPPPHALPLPPGVPPPQFPPQFPPGQPPSAGYTVPPPGYPPAPANMSSAWVPTAVPAAHSNTIPTTQAPPLSREEFYREQRRLKEEEKKKSKLDEFTNDFAKELMEYKKIQKERRRSFSRSKSPYSASSYSRSSYTYSKSRSGSSRSRSYSRSFSRSHSRSYSRSPPYQRRGKGKSRNYRSRSRSHGYHRSRSRSPPYRRYHSRSRSPVFRGQSPTKRTVPQGDAEREYFNRYREVPPYDMKAYYGRSVDFRDPFEKERYREWERNYREWYEKFYKGYAVGAQPRPPVNRENFSPERFGPPGTRRENSPYARGRREEYPAGQSHRNRSVAGNYPEKPGRESHGIKDPTKSKEKEVENPLGDGKGNKHKKHRKRRKGDENEAFPNVELLEGARKPREPVPTEDAKTDSLFMLPSRDDATPVRDEPMEADSIAFKPVSEKEKKEKDKPKAKVEKTKRKVEVAAAPKKDSVAKPAKASQEKVDPDREKSPRTEPPVKKVKEELPKTDSVKTSSSQKDEKALGTPRKAHPKVAKDHPETRPAKEEKAKKEHPKEAKAEKPSSKEEKSKKPAEKSKLSDAKLEKRKRKAEEKADKEHEASSAKAYKLETAELKTSPKGKAEPEGEKGERTPEKDKAAFLNNPSKKIKLNRETGKKIVSGENVPPGKEAVEKPEPSSSKVKAEKTKGKARRKVTAAEGTSSTLVDYTSTSSTGGSPVRKPEEKPDTKRTVIKTLEEYNNDITAPAEDVIIMIQVPQSKWDKDDFESEEEDIKSTTQAPPTVGKPASVIKPVSAKAPNLLKHTEKETEPLEKIQKAAKEASYESTQHDAKSSKSSVSSEKGKTKDRDHSLSDKDSSEKRKSSVQPEKEHSERAAEQGNGKTVSQSSKDGRSSEKHDSGRGSAAKDFTPNRDKKSDHDGGREHSSSKRRDEKSESARRKESPSRIRDSTAVQKSKPREERVEPPKKGPAEAKRSSYSPPRERKPAEHKAVHDPKRPAEEHKAPDKNPGKEKEKEKEKEKHVPEVKSNKEKEAGGNKPPVKQDSPEVTVEKENVAAPSDKGAAKPKPPASSAARLSSDLTRETDEAAFVPDYNESDSESNVSAKDEEAAGKTPKEAKEKAADKVKEEAAAPAPAEQPEVGRSQSQSSPSVSRSRSHSPSESQTRSHSSSASSGESQDSKKKKKKKEKKKHKKHKKHKKHKKHVGNETELEKSQKHKHKKKKSKKSKDKEKDDQKVKSVTT, from the exons AATACACTGATGATAGTGCTCTGATTCCCAAGAACTCATCTGTGATTGTGAGGAGAATCCCCATTGGAGGAGTTAAAGCGACCAGCAAAACATACGTTAT AAGTCGAACTGAGCCAGTGAGTGGAACATCAAAAGCA ATTGATGACTCTTCTGCATCTATTTCTCTGGCCCAGCTTACtaag ACTGCCAATCTGGCTGAAGCCAATGCTTCCGAGGAGGATAAAATAAAAGCTATGATGACACAGTCTGGCCATGAATATGATCCAGTCAA TTACATGAAGAAACCCGTGGGGCCACCTCCACCCTCTTACACCTGTTTTCGCTGTGGCAAACCTGGGCACTACATAAAGAACTGTCCAACAAATGGG GACAAAAATTTCGAGTCTGttcccagaattaaaaaaagcaCAGGAATTCCAAGAAGTTTTATGATGGAGGTGAAGGACCCCAACACGAAGGGTGCCATGCTGACCAACACTGGGAAATATGCAATTCCAACCATAGATGC GGAAGCTTATGCTATCGGAAAGAAGGAGAAGCCTCCCTTCCTACCTGAGGAGCCgtcctcctcttcagaagaagatgATCCTATTCCAGATGAGCTGTTGTGTCTCATTTGTAAGGATATAATGACGGATGCGGTTGTTATTCCCTGCTGTGGAAACAGTTACTGTGATGAAT GTATTAGAACAGCACTGCTGGAGTCTGAGGAACACACATGCCCTACCTGCCATCAGACTGATGTTTCTCCTGATGCTTTAATCGCCAACAAGTTTCTGCGCCAG GCTGTCAACAACTTCAAAAACGAAACCGGTTACACAAAGAGGCTCCGGAagattcagcagcagcagcagcagcagcagctgccgccgccgcccccaccgcccccgccgcccctgATGCGGCAGACCATAACGCGCACCCTGCAGCCGCTGATGCGGCCGGCCATGGCCCGGCAGCAGGACCCGCTCATGATCCCGCTGGCCTCCCTGGCCTCCCGCTCCGCCCTCTCGTCCTTGGGCCCCGGGCCGTCCATGGCAGCTGGGCTGCCCGTCAATCCGTCTTCTGTGGTTGTCTCTGACCTCCCTCCAGCAGTGTCCCTCTCTCTCCGCGGGGAAAAGCCAGATGGACCTTTTCG TGATGCTGATGCTGTTTTGCCTCCTGCTCTGATGACTGCTGCCGAGCTTTCCAAATCTTCCCCTTTGTCAATCAGCAGTTTGTTGGAAGAGAag GGCTATCAGGTTCCTGTACTGAGACAACCAGCGATACCAAGTCTTCTGGGCCCTCAAGGACAATCGATACCTACAACTG GTCATCCGATGAGAGCTGGTGCACTTcgcaggccaggctgggagct TTCAAATCGAGGACGCCCGCACAGTGACCGTGCCCAAAGGACTCAGGCCCCATCACTGCCAGCATCAGCACCAGTCTTTGTGCCTGTGCCTCCACCTCCCTTGTATCCTCCACCACCCCatgctcttcctcttcctccggGGGTACCACCACCACAGTTTCCTCCTCAGTTTCCACCTGGGCAGCCTCCATCTGCTGGGTACACTGTCCCCCCTCCCGGATAtcccccagctcctgcaaaCATGTCATCAGCTTGGGTCCCAACAGCAGTGCCAGCGGCTCATTCAAACACCATCCCAACGACACAAGCACCTCCTCTCTCTAGGGAGGAGTTTTACAGAGAGCAACGGAGGCTTAAAGAGGA ggaaaagaaaaagtccaAACTTGATGAGTTTACAAATGATTTTGCTAAGGAATTGATGGAATATAAAAAGATTCAAAAGGAGCGTAGGCGTTCGTTTTCCAG gTCCAAGTCTCCCTATAGTGCTTCATCTTACTCTAGAAGCTCATACACCTACTCCAAGTCACGCTCAGGTTCGTCGCGCTCCCGCTCCTACTCGCGCTCCTTCAGCCGCTCCCATTCCCGCTCCTACTCGCGGTCGCCGCCCTATCAGAGACGAGGCAAAGGGAAGAGTCGGAACTaccgctcccgctcccgctcccatGGCTATCaccgctcccgctcccgctcgCCCCCGTACAGGCGCTACCACTCCCGCTCCAGGTCTCCAGTGTTCCGGGGCCAGTCCCCTACCAAACGGACGGTCCCGCAGGGCGACGCCGAGCGCGAGTACTTCAACCGCTACAGAGAGGTGCCCCCGTACGACATGAAGGCTTACTATGGCCGCTCGGTGGACTTCAGAGATCCCTTTGAGAAGGAGAGATACAGAGAGTGGGAGAGGAACTACAGAGAGTGGTACGAGAAGTTTTACAAGGGCTATGCCGTGGGCGCTCAGCCACGGCCTCCTGTGAACAGAGAGAACTTCTCTCCAGAACGGTTTGGCCCACCTGGGACCAGACGAGAGAATTCACCGTATGCTCGGGGACGGAGGGAGGAGTATCCTGCTGGGCAGAGCCACAGGAATCGTAGTGTAGCTGGAAACTATCCTGAAAAGCCTGGGAGAGAGAGCCATGGCATCAAAGATCCTACAAAATCAAAAGAGAAGGAGGTGGAAAATCCACTGGGAGATGGCAAAGGcaataaacataaaaaacaccggaagagaagaaaaggggaTGAGAATGAAGCATTTCCCAATGTTGAGCTGTTAGAAGGGGCACGAAAACCAAGAGAGCCAGTTCCAACAGAAGATGCTAAAACAGACTCTCTATTCATGCTGCCAAGCAGGGATGATGCCACCCCTGTAAGGGATGAGCCCATGGAAGCGGATTCCATTGCTTTCAAGCCAGTGTcggaaaaggagaaaaaagagaaggataAGCCAAAAGCAAAGGTTGAGAAAACAAAGCGGAAAGTAGAAGTGGCAGCTGCTCCAAAGAAAGACAGCGTAGCAAAACCAGCTAAagcttcccaggaaaaggtGGACCCCGATCGCGAAAAATCTCCTCGAACGGAACCTCCTGTAAAAAAAGTCAAGGAAGAGCTGCCAAAGACAGACAGTGTTAAAACCTCTTCCTCGCAGAAGGATGAGAAGGCTCTTGGTACACCACGGAAGGCTCATCCCAAAGTGGCAAAGGATCACCCAGAAACCAGACCAGCCAAGGAGGAGAAGGCAAAGAAAGAACATCCTAAAGAAGCCAAGGCAGAGAAGCCCTCCAGCAAGGAGGAGAAGTCAAAGAAACCTGCTGAGAAAAGTAAACTTTCTGATGCCAAacttgagaaaaggaaaagaaaagcagaggaaaaggctgaTAAAGAACATGAGGCCTCTTCTGCAAAGGCCTATAAACTCGAAACTGCAGAATTGAAAACATCACCCAAGGGGAAGGCTGAGCCCGAGGGGGAGAAAGGAGAGCGGACCCCAGAAAAGGATAAAGCTGCTTTTCTTAATAACCCGTCCAAAAAGATTAAACTTAACcgagaaactggaaaaaagatTGTGAGTGGAGAAAACGTGCCACCTGGAAAAGAAGCTGTGGAGAAgcctgagcccagcagcagcaaagttAAAGCAGAAAAGACAAAGGGAAAAGCCAGAAGGAAAgtgacagcagctgagggcactaGCTCGACTCTTGTGGATTACACCAG CACGAGTTCCACTGGAGGAAGCCCTGTCAGGAAGCCTGAGGAGAAGCCAGACACCAAACGAACTGTCATTAAGACCCTGGAGGAGTATAACAACGACATAACAGCCCCTGCTGAGGATGTCATTATCATGATCCAGGTCCCTCAGTCCAAGTGGGATAAAGATGACTTTGAGTCTGAAGAAGAAGACATCAAATCCACCACCCAGGCACCCCCAACTGTAGGAAAACCCGCCAGTGTTATCAAACCTGTGAGTGCAAAGGCACCAAACCTCCTCAAACACACCGAAAAGGAGACAGAGCCTCtggagaaaatacagaaagctgCAAAAGAGGCAAGTTATGAAAGCACCCAACATGATGCCAAGAGTTCAAAAAGTTCTGTGTCGAGTGAAAAAGGTAAAACCAAAGACCGGGATCATTCTTTGTCAGACAAGGACAGTTCtgagaagaggaagagcagTGTTCAGCCAGAAAAAGAGCATTCAGAACGTGCAGCTGAacaaggaaatggaaaaactgTATCTCAGTCTTCTAAAGATGGCAGATCTTCAGAGAAACATGACAGTGGCCGTGGCTCCGCTGCCAAGGACTTCACTCCCAACCGAGACAAGAAGTCTGACCACGATGGTGGCAGGGAGCATTCGAGTTCCAAGCGCAGAGATGAGAAGAGCGAATCGGCACGCAGGAAAGAGTCCCCATCCCGGATCAGAGACTCCACAGCGGTGCAGAAGAGCAAGCCGAGAGAGGAGCGCGTGGAGCCACCCAAAAAGGGCCCTGCGGAGGCCAAGCGGAGCAGCTACAGCCCCCCGCGGGAGCGCAAGCCCGCCGAGCACAAAGCTGTGCACGACCCCAAGCGCCCCGCTGAGGAGCACAAAGCCCCGGATAAAAACCCAGgcaaagagaaggagaaagagaaggaaaaggagaagcatGTACCGGAAGTCAAGAGCAATAAGGAGAAAGAGGCAGGTGGGAATAAACCGCCAGTGAAACAGGACTCGCCAGAAGTTACAGTGGAGAAGGAGAACGTGGCGGCTCCGAGCGATAAAGGCGCGGCAAAGCCGAAGCCGCCGGCGAGCAGTGCCGCGCGTCTCTCGTCCGACCTCACCCGCGAGACCGACGAGGCCGCCTTTGTGCCAGACTACAACGAGAGCGACAGCGAGAGCAACGTGTCTGCAAAGGACgaggaggctgcagggaaaACGCCCAAAGAGGCGAAGGAAAAGGCTGCGGATAAGGTGAAGGAGGAGGCAGCGGCCCCGGCTCCCGCCGAGCAGCCCGAGGTGGGCAGGAgccagagccagagcagccccagcgtCAGCCGCAGCCGCAGCCACAGCCCCTCCGAGAGCCAGACACGGAGCCacagcagcagcgccagctcAGGGGAGAGCCAggacagcaagaaaaagaaaaagaagaaagagaagaagaagcaCAAGAAGCACAAGAAACATAAGAAGCATAAGAAACATGTGGGAAATGAAACAGAATTGGAAAAGAgccaaaaacacaaacacaagaagaaaaaatcgAAGAAGAGCAAAGATAAAGAGAAAGACGACCAAAAAGTGAAATCTGTCACGACATAA
- the RBBP6 gene encoding E3 ubiquitin-protein ligase RBBP6 isoform X4, giving the protein MSCVHYKFSSKLNYDTVTFDGLHISLSDLKRQIMGREKLKAADCDLQITNAQTKEEYTDDSALIPKNSSVIVRRIPIGGVKATSKTYVISRTEPVSGTSKAIDDSSASISLAQLTKTANLAEANASEEDKIKAMMTQSGHEYDPVNYMKKPVGPPPPSYTCFRCGKPGHYIKNCPTNGDKNFESVPRIKKSTGIPRSFMMEVKDPNTKGAMLTNTGKYAIPTIDAEAYAIGKKEKPPFLPEEPSSSSEEDDPIPDELLCLICKDIMTDAVVIPCCGNSYCDECIRTALLESEEHTCPTCHQTDVSPDALIANKFLRQAVNNFKNETGYTKRLRKIQQQQQQQQLPPPPPPPPPPLMRQTITRTLQPLMRPAMARQQDPLMIPLASLASRSALSSLGPGPSMAAGLPVNPSSVVVSDLPPAVSLSLRGEKPDGPFRDADAVLPPALMTAAELSKSSPLSISSLLEEKGYQVPVLRQPAIPSLLGPQGQSIPTTGHPMRAGALRRPGWELSNRGRPHSDRAQRTQAPSLPASAPVFVPVPPPPLYPPPPHALPLPPGVPPPQFPPQFPPGQPPSAGYTVPPPGYPPAPANMSSAWVPTAVPAAHSNTIPTTQAPPLSREEFYREQRRLKEESKSPYSASSYSRSSYTYSKSRSGSSRSRSYSRSFSRSHSRSYSRSPPYQRRGKGKSRNYRSRSRSHGYHRSRSRSPPYRRYHSRSRSPVFRGQSPTKRTVPQGDAEREYFNRYREVPPYDMKAYYGRSVDFRDPFEKERYREWERNYREWYEKFYKGYAVGAQPRPPVNRENFSPERFGPPGTRRENSPYARGRREEYPAGQSHRNRSVAGNYPEKPGRESHGIKDPTKSKEKEVENPLGDGKGNKHKKHRKRRKGDENEAFPNVELLEGARKPREPVPTEDAKTDSLFMLPSRDDATPVRDEPMEADSIAFKPVSEKEKKEKDKPKAKVEKTKRKVEVAAAPKKDSVAKPAKASQEKVDPDREKSPRTEPPVKKVKEELPKTDSVKTSSSQKDEKALGTPRKAHPKVAKDHPETRPAKEEKAKKEHPKEAKAEKPSSKEEKSKKPAEKSKLSDAKLEKRKRKAEEKADKEHEASSAKAYKLETAELKTSPKGKAEPEGEKGERTPEKDKAAFLNNPSKKIKLNRETGKKIVSGENVPPGKEAVEKPEPSSSKVKAEKTKGKARRKVTAAEGTSSTLVDYTSTSSTGGSPVRKPEEKPDTKRTVIKTLEEYNNDITAPAEDVIIMIQVPQSKWDKDDFESEEEDIKSTTQAPPTVGKPASVIKPVSAKAPNLLKHTEKETEPLEKIQKAAKEASYESTQHDAKSSKSSVSSEKGKTKDRDHSLSDKDSSEKRKSSVQPEKEHSERAAEQGNGKTVSQSSKDGRSSEKHDSGRGSAAKDFTPNRDKKSDHDGGREHSSSKRRDEKSESARRKESPSRIRDSTAVQKSKPREERVEPPKKGPAEAKRSSYSPPRERKPAEHKAVHDPKRPAEEHKAPDKNPGKEKEKEKEKEKHVPEVKSNKEKEAGGNKPPVKQDSPEVTVEKENVAAPSDKGAAKPKPPASSAARLSSDLTRETDEAAFVPDYNESDSESNVSAKDEEAAGKTPKEAKEKAADKVKEEAAAPAPAEQPEVGRSQSQSSPSVSRSRSHSPSESQTRSHSSSASSGESQDSKKKKKKKEKKKHKKHKKHKKHKKHVGNETELEKSQKHKHKKKKSKKSKDKEKDDQKVKSVTT; this is encoded by the exons AATACACTGATGATAGTGCTCTGATTCCCAAGAACTCATCTGTGATTGTGAGGAGAATCCCCATTGGAGGAGTTAAAGCGACCAGCAAAACATACGTTAT AAGTCGAACTGAGCCAGTGAGTGGAACATCAAAAGCA ATTGATGACTCTTCTGCATCTATTTCTCTGGCCCAGCTTACtaag ACTGCCAATCTGGCTGAAGCCAATGCTTCCGAGGAGGATAAAATAAAAGCTATGATGACACAGTCTGGCCATGAATATGATCCAGTCAA TTACATGAAGAAACCCGTGGGGCCACCTCCACCCTCTTACACCTGTTTTCGCTGTGGCAAACCTGGGCACTACATAAAGAACTGTCCAACAAATGGG GACAAAAATTTCGAGTCTGttcccagaattaaaaaaagcaCAGGAATTCCAAGAAGTTTTATGATGGAGGTGAAGGACCCCAACACGAAGGGTGCCATGCTGACCAACACTGGGAAATATGCAATTCCAACCATAGATGC GGAAGCTTATGCTATCGGAAAGAAGGAGAAGCCTCCCTTCCTACCTGAGGAGCCgtcctcctcttcagaagaagatgATCCTATTCCAGATGAGCTGTTGTGTCTCATTTGTAAGGATATAATGACGGATGCGGTTGTTATTCCCTGCTGTGGAAACAGTTACTGTGATGAAT GTATTAGAACAGCACTGCTGGAGTCTGAGGAACACACATGCCCTACCTGCCATCAGACTGATGTTTCTCCTGATGCTTTAATCGCCAACAAGTTTCTGCGCCAG GCTGTCAACAACTTCAAAAACGAAACCGGTTACACAAAGAGGCTCCGGAagattcagcagcagcagcagcagcagcagctgccgccgccgcccccaccgcccccgccgcccctgATGCGGCAGACCATAACGCGCACCCTGCAGCCGCTGATGCGGCCGGCCATGGCCCGGCAGCAGGACCCGCTCATGATCCCGCTGGCCTCCCTGGCCTCCCGCTCCGCCCTCTCGTCCTTGGGCCCCGGGCCGTCCATGGCAGCTGGGCTGCCCGTCAATCCGTCTTCTGTGGTTGTCTCTGACCTCCCTCCAGCAGTGTCCCTCTCTCTCCGCGGGGAAAAGCCAGATGGACCTTTTCG TGATGCTGATGCTGTTTTGCCTCCTGCTCTGATGACTGCTGCCGAGCTTTCCAAATCTTCCCCTTTGTCAATCAGCAGTTTGTTGGAAGAGAag GGCTATCAGGTTCCTGTACTGAGACAACCAGCGATACCAAGTCTTCTGGGCCCTCAAGGACAATCGATACCTACAACTG GTCATCCGATGAGAGCTGGTGCACTTcgcaggccaggctgggagct TTCAAATCGAGGACGCCCGCACAGTGACCGTGCCCAAAGGACTCAGGCCCCATCACTGCCAGCATCAGCACCAGTCTTTGTGCCTGTGCCTCCACCTCCCTTGTATCCTCCACCACCCCatgctcttcctcttcctccggGGGTACCACCACCACAGTTTCCTCCTCAGTTTCCACCTGGGCAGCCTCCATCTGCTGGGTACACTGTCCCCCCTCCCGGATAtcccccagctcctgcaaaCATGTCATCAGCTTGGGTCCCAACAGCAGTGCCAGCGGCTCATTCAAACACCATCCCAACGACACAAGCACCTCCTCTCTCTAGGGAGGAGTTTTACAGAGAGCAACGGAGGCTTAAAGAGGA gTCCAAGTCTCCCTATAGTGCTTCATCTTACTCTAGAAGCTCATACACCTACTCCAAGTCACGCTCAGGTTCGTCGCGCTCCCGCTCCTACTCGCGCTCCTTCAGCCGCTCCCATTCCCGCTCCTACTCGCGGTCGCCGCCCTATCAGAGACGAGGCAAAGGGAAGAGTCGGAACTaccgctcccgctcccgctcccatGGCTATCaccgctcccgctcccgctcgCCCCCGTACAGGCGCTACCACTCCCGCTCCAGGTCTCCAGTGTTCCGGGGCCAGTCCCCTACCAAACGGACGGTCCCGCAGGGCGACGCCGAGCGCGAGTACTTCAACCGCTACAGAGAGGTGCCCCCGTACGACATGAAGGCTTACTATGGCCGCTCGGTGGACTTCAGAGATCCCTTTGAGAAGGAGAGATACAGAGAGTGGGAGAGGAACTACAGAGAGTGGTACGAGAAGTTTTACAAGGGCTATGCCGTGGGCGCTCAGCCACGGCCTCCTGTGAACAGAGAGAACTTCTCTCCAGAACGGTTTGGCCCACCTGGGACCAGACGAGAGAATTCACCGTATGCTCGGGGACGGAGGGAGGAGTATCCTGCTGGGCAGAGCCACAGGAATCGTAGTGTAGCTGGAAACTATCCTGAAAAGCCTGGGAGAGAGAGCCATGGCATCAAAGATCCTACAAAATCAAAAGAGAAGGAGGTGGAAAATCCACTGGGAGATGGCAAAGGcaataaacataaaaaacaccggaagagaagaaaaggggaTGAGAATGAAGCATTTCCCAATGTTGAGCTGTTAGAAGGGGCACGAAAACCAAGAGAGCCAGTTCCAACAGAAGATGCTAAAACAGACTCTCTATTCATGCTGCCAAGCAGGGATGATGCCACCCCTGTAAGGGATGAGCCCATGGAAGCGGATTCCATTGCTTTCAAGCCAGTGTcggaaaaggagaaaaaagagaaggataAGCCAAAAGCAAAGGTTGAGAAAACAAAGCGGAAAGTAGAAGTGGCAGCTGCTCCAAAGAAAGACAGCGTAGCAAAACCAGCTAAagcttcccaggaaaaggtGGACCCCGATCGCGAAAAATCTCCTCGAACGGAACCTCCTGTAAAAAAAGTCAAGGAAGAGCTGCCAAAGACAGACAGTGTTAAAACCTCTTCCTCGCAGAAGGATGAGAAGGCTCTTGGTACACCACGGAAGGCTCATCCCAAAGTGGCAAAGGATCACCCAGAAACCAGACCAGCCAAGGAGGAGAAGGCAAAGAAAGAACATCCTAAAGAAGCCAAGGCAGAGAAGCCCTCCAGCAAGGAGGAGAAGTCAAAGAAACCTGCTGAGAAAAGTAAACTTTCTGATGCCAAacttgagaaaaggaaaagaaaagcagaggaaaaggctgaTAAAGAACATGAGGCCTCTTCTGCAAAGGCCTATAAACTCGAAACTGCAGAATTGAAAACATCACCCAAGGGGAAGGCTGAGCCCGAGGGGGAGAAAGGAGAGCGGACCCCAGAAAAGGATAAAGCTGCTTTTCTTAATAACCCGTCCAAAAAGATTAAACTTAACcgagaaactggaaaaaagatTGTGAGTGGAGAAAACGTGCCACCTGGAAAAGAAGCTGTGGAGAAgcctgagcccagcagcagcaaagttAAAGCAGAAAAGACAAAGGGAAAAGCCAGAAGGAAAgtgacagcagctgagggcactaGCTCGACTCTTGTGGATTACACCAG CACGAGTTCCACTGGAGGAAGCCCTGTCAGGAAGCCTGAGGAGAAGCCAGACACCAAACGAACTGTCATTAAGACCCTGGAGGAGTATAACAACGACATAACAGCCCCTGCTGAGGATGTCATTATCATGATCCAGGTCCCTCAGTCCAAGTGGGATAAAGATGACTTTGAGTCTGAAGAAGAAGACATCAAATCCACCACCCAGGCACCCCCAACTGTAGGAAAACCCGCCAGTGTTATCAAACCTGTGAGTGCAAAGGCACCAAACCTCCTCAAACACACCGAAAAGGAGACAGAGCCTCtggagaaaatacagaaagctgCAAAAGAGGCAAGTTATGAAAGCACCCAACATGATGCCAAGAGTTCAAAAAGTTCTGTGTCGAGTGAAAAAGGTAAAACCAAAGACCGGGATCATTCTTTGTCAGACAAGGACAGTTCtgagaagaggaagagcagTGTTCAGCCAGAAAAAGAGCATTCAGAACGTGCAGCTGAacaaggaaatggaaaaactgTATCTCAGTCTTCTAAAGATGGCAGATCTTCAGAGAAACATGACAGTGGCCGTGGCTCCGCTGCCAAGGACTTCACTCCCAACCGAGACAAGAAGTCTGACCACGATGGTGGCAGGGAGCATTCGAGTTCCAAGCGCAGAGATGAGAAGAGCGAATCGGCACGCAGGAAAGAGTCCCCATCCCGGATCAGAGACTCCACAGCGGTGCAGAAGAGCAAGCCGAGAGAGGAGCGCGTGGAGCCACCCAAAAAGGGCCCTGCGGAGGCCAAGCGGAGCAGCTACAGCCCCCCGCGGGAGCGCAAGCCCGCCGAGCACAAAGCTGTGCACGACCCCAAGCGCCCCGCTGAGGAGCACAAAGCCCCGGATAAAAACCCAGgcaaagagaaggagaaagagaaggaaaaggagaagcatGTACCGGAAGTCAAGAGCAATAAGGAGAAAGAGGCAGGTGGGAATAAACCGCCAGTGAAACAGGACTCGCCAGAAGTTACAGTGGAGAAGGAGAACGTGGCGGCTCCGAGCGATAAAGGCGCGGCAAAGCCGAAGCCGCCGGCGAGCAGTGCCGCGCGTCTCTCGTCCGACCTCACCCGCGAGACCGACGAGGCCGCCTTTGTGCCAGACTACAACGAGAGCGACAGCGAGAGCAACGTGTCTGCAAAGGACgaggaggctgcagggaaaACGCCCAAAGAGGCGAAGGAAAAGGCTGCGGATAAGGTGAAGGAGGAGGCAGCGGCCCCGGCTCCCGCCGAGCAGCCCGAGGTGGGCAGGAgccagagccagagcagccccagcgtCAGCCGCAGCCGCAGCCACAGCCCCTCCGAGAGCCAGACACGGAGCCacagcagcagcgccagctcAGGGGAGAGCCAggacagcaagaaaaagaaaaagaagaaagagaagaagaagcaCAAGAAGCACAAGAAACATAAGAAGCATAAGAAACATGTGGGAAATGAAACAGAATTGGAAAAGAgccaaaaacacaaacacaagaagaaaaaatcgAAGAAGAGCAAAGATAAAGAGAAAGACGACCAAAAAGTGAAATCTGTCACGACATAA